The genomic DNA tatgctacagacatttgattaaaactcttgcattcaagttgactgaccaaccatgtttttcaactccaagacttaaaagggcctgtccgaaggagaaaaagtattagcttaccttgaaacttaaacatatgtggggaaactgaacagtccaaccagtagagtatgataagcttagcctgctatgtttacaatattttgaggcttcaaccagacagctgaatttaagaagtggagttgtaatatgaatagtaggctataatctgcataaagtttgctgttatgaatatcagaaatgtcagtataggcctatataatgtaaataattacataatgtgtgtgtgtttcaaataaagacaagcttcacatcttggtaaaaaaaaaaaaaaacatatgaaaggagagcgataaaaaggcgatgcaatgaaaaatatgggtgcaccccccccccccccccccccccccgtcagacatggggcgaccaccacacattgccttctaatctgtgggaaacactgcgtTGAATATAATATCATTGTTCTTTTCCTTTCCCCGTAAGCAACACACAGAGTTCAAAAGTACAGTGTAACACAAAACGCCACCTACATCCCACTGATATATCAGCCTGTGATTTACAGCACAGAACAGGCAAAAGAGAGACCCATTAAACAGAGTAACCTGCCATACCTGACTGCTGTCGATGGTGGGCTCCCCTTGGGCAGCCTCCATGGGGTCCCCCCTGCCTGGCCCAAAGGCATCCTTGCTGGAGGTGGGCACAGGGGCAAACAGGTCCCTCCCAGGGCTTTGCTTCTTGGGCTCCTTGCCCCccagggtggaggtggagggggtagCGGCGGCGGCAGGCGTCTCCTTACTCTTGTTGGTGTTGACGTGCAGGGGCAGGAAGTTAAAGGGCTTCTTGTTCTCCGCCAGCTGCCTCTGGTTGTTGGCGGCCGTGACCCGGCCCTGGGAGTCGCTGCCAATGCTCCtctgtgagggagagggagaggtaggcAGCGTGTGAAAAGACACGCAGGAggagtcgggggggggggggggggggggcgggcgcTAAAGCAAGGCCTAGGTTGgaagaatgggctcttttcgcATGGTTACATTTTCATTCAAACTAAcatctgtctcctctctgttgCCGTCCTGCCTAGGCTTAAAAGTTAGGAAATGTATATGGACTAGGTCACCAGTCACTTTAATCAGAAACTCAGATTAAGAAGATAAACTGATTATTTGGAATTCTGTACAATGTTTCCAATGACTCAGAACACGGTTACTGAATGCCAAAAATCACAGAAAAAATATGCTAATAGAGAGAGATTTTGGATTGTAGCTGCATTCTATATTGGATTAGTTCAACAGGCCTGCTCAGAATATTCAAACTCATGTCTGAGCAGTGAATCAAATTCTTTTACCATTTACAATTAGGATTGGAACTTTGGCCATGGGAAATCGTGGGCCCTAAGGCCAGACCAGCTGAGAGCCACTGAACTAAAGCAGACTGATAAGTAGTGTTGCACAATGCAATGATACTAGAATAGCATCACCATTTGATTACTTCTATTACTGATGTTTAAGGTTTTTGCCATGGTATCGTTTCAGCAATGGTAGAGATACTTGCATgtattagggatgcaacggtacagttttgccacggttcggtttgtatcacggtttttgggccacggtaacggttcggtttcaatatatcaatattatcttggctctagcatacaggaggttatatttgccttttctatttcaaatcaacaatgtgcttctacttacacttgcagagaaaatattaaatgcatagccagacacagatgaagcagaatcacaaaaatgtattataagaaaagaacaccatcattgccttctgtcataaacaggcaatattatccatagtgaagtgcagcataaagtaatgtgtaattatttatttattataccactgcttggtcaaatttcctattgtggtgcgctatttgaaacgtgcattatttttctatataccgcacggctatgatgtagttcccttcttttgggcttattacacttgaatattaattcgccaatgtgaatgtaacggtaaaaacagcaatgttgcatctaagacagaggcaatataaatgaaaatgatagtGGCAGTGGTATATAAGCGGatatcaactccgcgccctgtgcgtttctaggaaaataatgcacttatcgaagtgtccgcctgcggcgtcgggtccttactaccacttcgaacgtgcattattttcctataaacgcacggcgcgtcgttgattatcccttacctgttgtcttacagaacatacagcccttttgtaatattaagtaggttgcataaaatgtaaactttaaaaGTCACTTTCAACTTATCTCTTACACACTTCGTACAGTTCATGAATCTTACTGCTGAAATGCGTGCCGGAGGGGATATTGAAGCGATGATCGAGAACATTTATCATGTAGCGAAATCCCATACCCGGCAGGGCATCATGTCTTTTCCTATGAACACGCCAATCgaattcgttatgtctttgtgtttttgggaattataggaatattgttgccgaaaggctgcagcaatggatggttgggttttcggtggcaaactagctctccgtgctgctccactaaGGTTACAGCCGGTTGATGGTGGCGCaaatgggccgacatgttggatgtgttaccttgtgctattaggtgatcgttgtgaagcagtgcttgcacactgtgctttgtttactgacggtctttttgacttgttcgtaggctacttcgaatgtcgccatgatcgtgcagccgccggtaaagtttgtttcttctcacatgactccttcatttgcatttcaacgtgcctattgggtcttgggaaattcagtaaaattctgattggttgttgcaaggttgacgagaggcaagctgaacagtcagagaaaactcatcccccgggtcctaagcactccttactatcgctcccaggctacgcgcgtgcaataaccttgtattaaataaaaagtttaatgtcgcgtataccgaaatattgcggtttaggtgagtctattgaaccgaacaggccaaaccgaacggttcaataaattattgaaaaccgttgcatccctagcaTGTATGTATACTTGCATGCATGGTATTTATTTAGTACATCAAAAACCTTGAACCTTGGCCTtgaacatagcctacataaaagtAAAATTAGATTATAAGTGGATTTCAACTCAAATTTGAATGAAGAGGCATTATCCTACTATTGACCATGTGTCATATCATAACAACACTGTAAAGAGGTGGCAGAATTCCTGGACGGACAAAAAATTATTTTACCCCCTACGAAAGCTACCCGTCACTCACCTCATCCAGGTCAGTGAAGTTGATTCTCTGTCGCAGTCTCTCGAGCTCGGCCTGGTCGGGGACAGACATCTGTGTGGCGTACTTCACGTGGGGGAAGGAGTGTGGGGTGCGAGCCCGCCTTCGCCCAGCCCCTGGAGTGGACTCTGGAGAGATGTCGTTGGTCAGTCGACTCTCCGAGACAGTGGAGAACTTCTTCCTGTTTTTCTCTGAGGAGCGATTGGCTTTCTTTTGATGAGTGCCCCAGTCCTGCAGACAACAGGGTGTTCAGAATTAACATCGCTGACACAATCAGGGTCACAGAGatcaaatatataaaaaaaacacagcatgaAGAAGTTGAGATGTACAGATGAAGTCAAACTATTAGGACAAATGTTGTGATGAACATATGGGCTGTGTTTAATAGGGTTCATGAAAATGGCATGTGCTGAGTCTGCATGCACAGtaaaccattttcattatttgtcTCTAATTTAATACAGCCATacatgtaaaacacattttgataTACCACTGACAGAGAGAATACTGGAATAACAATACTGCAGAATCTACTCATACCTAACCGGTCAGGTTTCAAACTAACTAATTTGACAGATGCTCACAGCTCACTTCAGAGCAAAGTACTCTTTGTGCTTCTCCTGCAGTGGCCTCTTGTAGTGGCTAGAGTGCTACCACAGCCAACTCCATTCAGCCAGCCAGTTTAGTGAAGTTTGGCACTCTATTCAAGTAACCCTTTTGACTTTTTCAATAAAGATGGTGGATTATTTTCACTGaatcattatttttttgttgttgttgttgacacataGGCCAACCCAAGACAAGGGGTAATTAATTCAAATACAGACATCCAACTTCTAACATGGTAGTGCTACCGTTTAATTAAGCGGTCATCCCCACAAATCTGAGTGACACACAACAATGTAGCTTTTCCATACCATATTGTTGAGACGGTCCTCTAGACTTCCATTTGTGACAGTCCAGTTGTGTAGCTCCTGCTCATCTGCGCAATCATCAAACGAAGCCCCTCCAGTCGCCATTCCGACAACTCAGCACCTGCTGAAAAGCAAATCATGAGCAGACAATCGATACTGACTGTCACACTTAATAAGACCCGAGTAAACGTCAATAAAGAAGCAAGCGATGTCTGACAGAATACAAAGTGCAATTTTTTCAGAATGCAACTAAGCTTTGTTTGGGATGTCAACAGTCAAGCACTCTGAGAACACGAACTCAGTCGCAGTCACCGCGGGCATTGCACCGTGTTGTCACAAGACCCATAATCTCAGGGAAAATGCACAAACATGGGTATTATTTGCCTTGACAACACAGTGCAAGTACTAACGAACTAATGGATACTGCCTAGCCCACTACATAAAATAATGGGTCCATTGTCAACCTGGCACTGAAAAACTGCAACTCAGTTTGTGCTAGTTACTGAAAAGGAGCGTCTTACCTATTTGAAAGGAGAAGAGCAGACTATTTTGTCGAACAGACAACTGGTAACTACCAGCTAAGGTGTAACCACTGTGATATATTACTCCAGATCATAACTGAATAACTGACTGGCCTGTTTATTCAAGGGGCGGACCTGCAACGGTTGCACTTGACCAGCTCCAGTTTCCCGGCAAATTAGACGCATTCCCTCCAAATGTCGAATGGGTTGGCTAGCAACTGGACAGACCGTTTACTGATTTCCACAGGTCTCTCTCTATCAAATCGCTCTCAACCCCAAACATCATCGTGCCTAGGCAACAACATTCAACTTTTATCAGGAAGGTAAGGGCTGACTGACAGAACACTGTTCTTCTCTTCACATCCATATCTACTGAAAACATATGATTTGTGATCATAAACTGCTGTCAAAGTAAAACATTAGTTAGTCAAAGAAGATTAACGTTGGAGTTTAGCAACTTTTTTCAACACAGTTTCGTTGCCGTCACCATGGTAACGTTAAACTCAGTCCTACAAAGCTAGAGTTTCCCCGGGAAATTGGTCGCAAGCATACGTttacaagcacaagcacacacacacacactcacgtcatTAAGTGACAAAGAAAACAACAGATTCACAAGACGCAGCATCACACTGATCAGACACAATTCGTTGAAAGGCCGATGGAataaatgactaaatatgagcACGACTAAAGTTTAAAAACGGTTGGTGCATGAACAGAAGCCATCACGTTAACTACACGTTAGTTAATGAAGGCAAACATTTCTGGTTTACGAACGTAACATACAGCCTCTAGTGTACACTCATGTTACCTTAAAAAGTACCTATATGTACAACTATTCACTCGACATAGCACTAATGTTACCAAACAAGCATATTAAATCACGTCAATCTTCATGAAGGCTCGTTGCTTGATAGCCGTCATTGCATAACTGAAAATAACACAAAGGATTTGCGAGACAGGTATTGTTTACCTCTAGGACACAAAGAGCTAACGTACAAAAGTTAACCCCAAAACAGAGAAAGTTCCTTCACATCTCAGTCAACGCAGTAAACGGACATTAGCTAGCTATCGTTGACGTTACTTCTGCAAAGCTAAATTCGCAAGCCTCTGCTACATAACGTTAACGTTTACTTACGAGCGGCTAACATAACCGTATCTCAGTTAATTTAGCTACCAAATCAGCGCCAGTCTATGACTGGTATGCTGTAACCTCTAAAGTTCTGATATATTGCTAGGATAGGGACGGTTCAACACACATTTCCctgttaacgttagctgctaccTCATAACATTGCgaagttaacgttagctagcattGCTCCAAGACAGGCAGCTAGctaaccaaaagctaacgttagctatagAAAACAGCGTTAAGATGACAGTTACCTTAGTGTTTAGTCTTCTTAAATAAATTCTAAACAAAGCGTGTGGTTACAGAAGCATTTCCCCGATAAAGACAACGGATTTTCCGTACTAATTAAAAATGCCTCAAATGTCTATCGAACACAATAAGGAGGACTTCAGTTCCCTCAAAGAGAGCTTGCCACACAGCTCGCGGCCATCTTTCACTGGACAGCTGAGCACGCGCACTAATAAATACTGTTGCACTTGCACACCACTGCTGGTCTTTTGGGTACGGTAGGTTGACTGACACATTCCGCATTTTTCTTCCTAAACTGATTCATGCTCGTCATTTTGTGTAGACATGCCCATCAAGATAAAAGCAAGACTTTTTTGTAATGAAGTCAAgtgttgtttttcctttttaaagGATTTGGGATCAACTGTTTGGCCCACGTTGAATGGGATTAAGTGGACCGAGGTCGCATGGGATCTTGTAGGCCTAGAAATACCACTGACTCATTGCAACCTAGATCTTCTgtaaagcggtacaaaatatgaacgccggtcagtcctgcacattctctcaacaaataaatgtgtgtgtgtgtgtgtgtgtgtgtgtgtgtgtgtgtgtgtgtgtgtgtgtgtgtgtgtgtgtgtgtgtgtgtgtgtgtgtgtgtgtgtgtgtgtgtgtgtgtgcctgctgcttgcctgtgtgtgtgtgggtggtttggtgtttatgtgtttgcgtgcatgtgcactgtgtgtgtgtgtgtgtgtgtgtgtgtgtatgtgtgtgtgtgttgggggggggggggggcagtaattTTGTATCAACAATTCTggggacactgaaagacactGCACAAAACGTGAAGGGCAAAGCCCATAAAGACATGGAATTCTTGGGTTTTGTTATGATCTGTCGCCCACTCGTTGCACAGGGCCCCCTGAAAGTagccatacaataaattaatataaTGTGTACACCAATCTCTCTGTAGATGGGCgaacacagttttctgtgaatatcacgagaaccgtagggcctaggATGACCAAATTATTTTTGTATGTCAGTCtccaggggccatgtcaacacatcccatatccactcatttgaggtatcgcgccacctagttaaaaatgaaaaggcaCAAACGAGGTATTGTAATTGCAGGTATCAGATATCTGTAATCAGATTCAAAACTGCATGACATTTGAAGGGTATGATCATAATGCCACCCTCcgaatgcatgccaagttttgAAGTTTtgtggaatgggggggggggggggtatatcagctacacacaagcacagatgcacacaggcatgcacacagatacaagcatgcacacagatacaagcACACCAtgacccctacacacacctcacaagtaaatacacacacagagaaacacacatttacacaaaagcaaagacacacatgcacacactcatttacatgcaAGAGTAGAGGGTGGAGTAGGAGATGAAGGCAAATTGACAAAAGTGATCTATTTTTGTGGAGATGATGTGCAGGATTGGGTGGCGATCATATTTTGTATCACTCtgcagtacatctagtttcTTTTGGGTTTAATTAGGCGATTGAAACTgctatatacagtgcctatagaaagttatcatacccttttgaaatagttacttttttttgtcttacagcctgaaatcaaaacccattttaaaaaaaatcatttccagttttatttacaaatgtagctgtacaacatcaaaataatgaaaaaaaagtcaacagttctgaaaatgaataaaaaattaaaaactagaataacagggttggaaaagtcatcatacccctgacttaatactgtgtcaagcttccttttgctttcattacagccatcaatctgtttggatatgtctctattatagctttgcacacctagacaggggaatatttgcccaattttccgtgcagaattgttaaaatttagtcaaattctatagggaatggcgatggactgctctcttcaagtcaatccacatattttctataggattaaagtcagggctctgactttgccactcaaggatattcaccatcctatccttaagccactgctttgttcttttggcagtatgtttaggatttttgtcgtgttggaaggcgaatgacctccccatcctcagctgtttaggagagggacgcaggttttcctcaagaattttggtgtacttggcagcatccgttttcccttctatcctgaccaattgcccagtcccagctgaagagaaacaaccccaaaacataatgttgcccccaccatgcttcaaagtaggtatggtgtgttttgggtgtgtttgggtgtgtatactgtgtttggttagcgcctggagctcagtccaaaaacttcaatcttagtctccaaaaagttcgatcttagtctcatctgaccatataagctttttccacatggtagcagaatattccagatgtgtttttgcactgaactccaagcgcaatgtttggcgaaaaccatcacagtacaccacccaaaacacaccatacctagtgtgaagcatggtgggggcaacattatgttttggggatgtttctcttcagcggggactgggcaattggtcaggatagaagggaaaacggatgctgccaagtacaccaaaattcttgaggaaaacctgcgtccctctcctaaacagctgaggatggggaggtcattcgccttccaacacgacaaaaatcctaaacatactgccaaaagaacaaagcagtggcttaaggataggatggtgaatatccttgagtggcaaagtcagagccctgacttaaatcctatagaaaatatgtggattgacttgaagagagcagtccatcgccattccctacagaatttgactaaattttaacaattctgcacggaaaattgggcaaatattcccctgtctaggtgtgcaaagctataatagagacatatccaaacagattgatggctgtaatgaaagcaaaaggaagcttgacaaagtattaagtcaggggtatgatgacttttccaaccctgttattctagtttttatttttttattaattttcagaactgttgactttttttttcattattttgatgttgtacagctacatttgtaaataaaactggaaaagatttttttttaaatgggttttgatttcaggctgtaagacaaaaaaagtaactatttcaaaagggtatgataactttctataggcactgtaagtATGCATTTAACATGCATTCCCGTGATTGGAGTAATGTGAGGTTTTCAATTAAACTTTCAAGGACAAAATCCCCACTTCCCAATAGGTGAGGGAAATGAGACATAACAATGCCCTTAAACTCTATCCTTGAGCGTCTGATAAGACTGAGTAGACATAACTGAATATGAGGATGGGAATATTCATTGGGAGGATTTAGAGTCCTGCATCATTTCATCCATTGGTGTTAGTATAGGCTCATCGGTGCTTCATCCAGACAAAATGAGGACTCTATGGACTTCAATGTTCCATTTTATATTCATTGCAAACTTGCTGATTTTTAAGGGTAGTTTGTCAGTAAGTATgtatttttttcacacacagtgAATAGTGGCTTAAAGACGATGCTTAATGAATACAATTTGACTTCAGAATTTCTGATTCTCAGACATACATTTATATAAGGTATTTGAATGTGTGAAAAATTATAGTTAAAGGTGCATCAAAATATCTCTCTAAAGTATCTGTAGAATTTTGTTTCTTCAAAGGCTCTGCAATACTGTCTATGTTGTTGTCAGAATGTGCAGAATTCACTgtcttatactgtatactgtatgtataacatGTCTGTATATTCATACTGGaaatcatttatttatgtctatgggtatgtatgtatttgagtCTGTtggtatttatgtgtgtgtgtgtgtgtatgtgtgtgtgtgtgtgtgtgtgtgtgtgtgtgtgtgtgtgtgtgtgtgtgtgtgtgcgtgtgtgtgcgtgcactagGCTCCTGCGCAGCAGTATCAGGAGCCTGTATCAGCCAACTGCCAGGATGAGGTGTATTGGCTCCGGTCGCAGCTTGTCCAGATGAGCCAGAGTTTGCTAGACCATCAGCAGTACATCCAGCAGCTCCAGGACCAGCTGAGTCAGGCCAGCACAGGTCACCAGGACGTCCCTGATGCTCCCCAAAGGCCAAACGTCCAGCCCCAGTCAGGCAGTCCGACAGGGTACACAGGTTAGACACATTCAATACATTTACAATAAATAGCAGATTTCTTTATAAATTGCATACTCCTTCTTtcatagtaaaaaaaaataaacaactaTAAGTTTGCCAATAAATGTATAAAAAATGCACATCATTCAGGTCAATTATGATCTAGGTACTAGATAAAGCATGctaaaaatgatatgaatgtGATCGATTTTGCTTCAGTTTAGTCAGTTTAGATTCACTTCATTTTTACTCGATCATGATTTGTAGTCGTGCTTTTTTAGTTTGTGAGTTCCTTTCTCTGGAGCTTCTATCACCCATGAGCACTCAAGTAAAAGCCTAAAGGTGTGTttgctgttgtctgttgtcaGACTGTTCACAGGTGTTTGAGGATGGGAACCTGGTCAGCGGCGTGTACATGATTAAACCAAAGGAATCCCCGGTCTCCGTCATGGTGTTCTGTGACATGAGGGATGGTGGAGGCTGGACCGTGTTTCAGAAGAGGAGAGACGGACAAGAGTCCTTTAACAGGTGGGGCTCTTTACCAGGGAACATCTGGGGCAGACACAACAAACTCTCTCTCGTGTGACCAGAGGGGATACACTGTTACAGATAAGAGAGCCAGATTACAATGCAGCCATTTCCCCCCTGTATAACTATGACTATGACTAAACACATTAGAGAGTGATTAATAAACACCAACCCTTTAACAATTTCATGATTTTATGGTAATTTGTGTGTCTGGTTTGTGATTATGTTAGACCATGTTAGATCATGTTATATCTACAAATGTATGGTAGTCACACAAATTATCTCTCAAATGCATTGACATGTTTCTGACTGAGTCTTTTGGGATGGTCTGCAAAATCCAAACAGATATTTGAttattataggctacagtaactgAAAGAGCACAATGTTTTGAGAAAGCATTTTAGCAGAAAGCAGCTAGTGAAATGCACTATGTTCTTCCCCCTGTTCTCCCCGCAGGACCTGGGTGGAGTATAAGCATGGCTTTGGGAATCTTCTCTCCAACGATGGGGAGTTTTGGCTGGGGAATGACCCCCTACACTACCTCACGTCACAGGGTAGGAGACTCAAGAGCACCGGTGGTCAAATGTTTTCTCATTCATTTTGACTTTGATCTGATCTTTTGATGTCATTCACAGGCAAATATAAACTCAAGATAAAAATGGAGGACTTTGATGGTCGCCCACGCTTTGCTGAGTACAAAAATGTCAAAGTTGGAGATGaaaaggtgtgagtgtgtggcttgATTTTGATTGGTTGGTTGAATGTCAAACATTTCCCATGTACTACTGTGTGTTGTCTCTCATTTGTGTATATTCCAGTTCAGTATATTATGTCTTGGTGGGCGTGGGAGCTTGATGTGATTTAAACAGACAAGGTCACCTTACAAGTATCTTACAACTGGTTGGCTAGAGGGTGGTGGGAGAATTGACTCTTCAAGCTTAGAAAGTCCACCCATTCTTAGTTGCAGTTAATGTATTTTTGCTGAATATAGACCACAATAGCCTGAACTGCGAAAGAGCGCAGGAGCTTTACTGCACTGATGTCGATGATCTTTCGTAATGACTGATGTGTTGACCTGAAGTTTGGCTTTAAAAGCCAGAAATACAAATAATGATAGCATTGAAAATATAACTTGTACAACCACATGGATCCATTACTGTGCTTTTTAACTGACGTGAGAGTGTTGTGTCTT from Sardina pilchardus chromosome 2, fSarPil1.1, whole genome shotgun sequence includes the following:
- the LOC134067518 gene encoding fibrinogen-like protein 1 isoform X1, with amino-acid sequence MRTLWTSMFHFIFIANLLIFKGSLSAPAQQYQEPVSANCQDEVYWLRSQLVQMSQSLLDHQQYIQQLQDQLSQASTGHQDVPDAPQRPNVQPQSGSPTGYTDCSQVFEDGNLVSGVYMIKPKESPVSVMVFCDMRDGGGWTVFQKRRDGQESFNRTWVEYKHGFGNLLSNDGEFWLGNDPLHYLTSQGKYKLKIKMEDFDGRPRFAEYKNVKVGDEKDEYELQVGDYRGDAGDALVDAHPHSDRPQSNTPHGLKFSTYDHNNREEEEPQCIRQDKSGWWFSRCHSGNLNGQYYNGPYQAVTDDGVVWHTWHGYWYSIKSVVMMIRPEGFDEPKAEHEVPDVKQ
- the LOC134067518 gene encoding fibrinogen-like protein 1 isoform X2, which produces MSQSLLDHQQYIQQLQDQLSQASTGHQDVPDAPQRPNVQPQSGSPTGYTDCSQVFEDGNLVSGVYMIKPKESPVSVMVFCDMRDGGGWTVFQKRRDGQESFNRTWVEYKHGFGNLLSNDGEFWLGNDPLHYLTSQGKYKLKIKMEDFDGRPRFAEYKNVKVGDEKDEYELQVGDYRGDAGDALVDAHPHSDRPQSNTPHGLKFSTYDHNNREEEEPQCIRQDKSGWWFSRCHSGNLNGQYYNGPYQAVTDDGVVWHTWHGYWYSIKSVVMMIRPEGFDEPKAEHEVPDVKQ